One segment of Schistocerca cancellata isolate TAMUIC-IGC-003103 chromosome 2, iqSchCanc2.1, whole genome shotgun sequence DNA contains the following:
- the LOC126144736 gene encoding dehydrogenase/reductase SDR family member 11-like — protein sequence MGIEKYAGRVAMVTGANSGIGFATTQVLLSHGIAVVGFDKAVDKLQSLKLKDTTSNLHVIEGDLRNEDSILAAFKWIRDHLSGVDIMINNAGLCKNAELTSATTDIWRDLLDVNVLGLSICTREAVQDMLSRGVDDGFVIHICSICGHILPFNSDVAMYCASKQAVKMLLEGLRKDLVARKSKIRVGEISPGLTRTAIATQKIYDIFPCMEPEDVAGAVVYMLSQHPRVQVHEIIIRPTGFDY from the exons ATGGGGATCGAAAAGTACGCCGGTCGTGTTGCCATGGTGACGGGAGCCAACTCAGGCATCGGCTTCGCTACCACCCAGGTGCTACTCAGCCACGGCATCGCCGTCGTTGGCTTCGACAAGGCAGTCGATAAACTTCAG TCACTGAAACTGAAAGACACCACTAGCAACTTACACGTTATTGAGGGGGACCTCAGAAATGAGGACAGCATCCTGGCAGCCTTCAAATGGATACGGGACCATCTGTCTGGCGTCGACATCATGATCAACAACGCTGGCCTCTGCAAGAACGccgaactgacat CTGCTACAACAGACATTTGGCGGGATCTTCTGGACGTGAATGTGCTGGGCCTCAGCATCTGCACCAGGGAGGCCGTACAGGATATGCTGAGCAGGGGCGTCGATGATGGCTTCGTCATTCACATCTGCAG CATATGTGGACACATTCTACCATTTAACAGCGACGTTGCAATGTACTGCGCCAGCAAGCAGGCTGTCAAGATGCTGCTAGAGGGCCTTCGGAAAGATCTCGTCGCCAGGAAAAGCAAGATTCGAGTCGGC GAGATTTCTCCGGGTCTTACCAGAACGGCAATCGCTACCCAGAAGATATACGATATATTCCCGTGTATGGAACCAGAAGACGTTGCAGGTGCTGTTGTTTACATGTTGTCCCAGCATCCTCGGGTACAg